A region of the Rouxiella sp. S1S-2 genome:
GGTTGATAAGCGTGTGGGACTGGGAGACATCATTTGTCGTGACGGGGGCGATCGGTTTGGTGTGGGTTGTGCTGTGGTTGGTATTTTATCGTGAACCTGAAGACATGAAGGGCATCGATGAACAGGAAAGACAGAATCTTCTGCAAGATCGTGGTCAAAGCCAACTCGTAGGCACTGAGAAAATAAAACTGTGCACGCTTTTTGGCTACCGGAATATCTGGGGCATGATGATCGGCTTCTTCTGCATGAACTTCGCCACCTACTTCTTTGTGACTTGGTTCCCTACCTACCTCACGATGTCACAGGGTTTTTCATTGAAAGAACTGGGTACCCTGGGGGCTATTCCTGCACTTATGGGCATCCCGGGCAGTTTGATTGGGGGTTATACCTCAGACTGGCTGTACCGCAAGGGGCTGAGTCTGACAGCCGCACGTAAAACCTGCCTGATTGCCGGCATGCTGCTCTCATCGGTTATTGCTCTGGCCGCATTTACCAGCAATATCACGATCATTCTTACTCTCTTCTCTCTAACTTACGCCGGTCTGGCGTTCACCGCAGCGAATATCTGGACCTTGCCAGCCGACGTAGCGCCAAGTCCAAACTATGTGGCGACTATCGGTGGAATACAGAGCTTCGCTGGCAATCTGGCGGGTATCGTCACGGCCTCATTTACCGGAATTATGGTGGGCCTAAGCAATGGTTCTTTCGTAATACCGCTGTGCGTAGCGGGTGGGATCTGTCTGCTTGGTGCACTTAACTTTATGTTTGTGCTTGGAAAAATAGAGCCATTAAACACGCCAAAGAATGAGTCTGGTTCAGATGAGACTACCTCACCTCAGCAGGCATCACTCTCCTGAATTAATGATTAACGATATTTAAAGGGCAAGGTATGAACAATGAAAATAGGCTCCGTGAAGAGATATGCTGGCTAGGCGCCAGCCTTTTTCAACGCGGATATACCGTCGGTTCTGCGGGAAATATTAGCGCCCGTCTTGATGATGGATGGTTAATCACCCCCACCGACGCCTGTTTGGGTCGGTTGGATCCTGCAAAAATTGCCAAGGTAAACAGTAAGGGTGAGTGGATATCCGGCGATAAACCCTCAAAAACGCTGCTCCTGCACCGTCAAATTTATGACCGAAATGCCTCAGTAAACGGCGTGGTGCATA
Encoded here:
- a CDS encoding MFS transporter, with product MRRYPRIRWMMIVFCFFAIAINYIDRVNLAIAAPHIKKDLGLDDATMGLILGAFFWTYALMQIPAGRLLDRLGARTGLAVAVGWWSLFTVFTAFGKGFTSIFISRLLLGIGEAGGNPGSAKVISNWFPKKQRGTASGIFDAGPRAGTAIALPLVAWLISVWDWETSFVVTGAIGLVWVVLWLVFYREPEDMKGIDEQERQNLLQDRGQSQLVGTEKIKLCTLFGYRNIWGMMIGFFCMNFATYFFVTWFPTYLTMSQGFSLKELGTLGAIPALMGIPGSLIGGYTSDWLYRKGLSLTAARKTCLIAGMLLSSVIALAAFTSNITIILTLFSLTYAGLAFTAANIWTLPADVAPSPNYVATIGGIQSFAGNLAGIVTASFTGIMVGLSNGSFVIPLCVAGGICLLGALNFMFVLGKIEPLNTPKNESGSDETTSPQQASLS